The Anaeromicrobium sediminis genome includes the window TATGTGAGGAATATCTCCTGTTTTCTTATGTATAATGCCATAGCCCACAATGGTATCGTCAAAACGTATAATAGAATGTATAAATGTATCTGATGCAGTGTTGATTGAATCAATAGAATTTTGCCAAGATGGTGTGAAATCCCAAAATTCCGCTAGTCCTTTCCAATTAGTTGAATTAATTCTATCCACATGCTCAACGTTGTAGGTTGTCATTGGCTTATATTTATTCTTATCTAACTGAAAGCATGCTAAATTTCTTATAACCTCAAATCCTTGTTTTTTGTAAAGTTCAATTGCAGATGTATTGGATTGAATTACTTCAAGTAAATATTGCTCCACTTTTTTTTCTTTAATCATTTCTTTAACACTTAAAAGCATAGCACTTGTTATTCCTTGTTTCCTATACTCACCTATAACACCTGTACCTATGTCATACACAGTTGGATTTCCATTCCAGTTTCTAAATCCATTTAATACAAATCCCACTAGCTCCTCATTTTTAAATGCACCTATCGAAAGGCATGAAACATAACCTCTTCTTTTAAGCATTTGTTGAAACTTCCAAAGGGGCAAATCGATTTTAACTTGATAATCAGAAAATGCACTTACGAATGTTTCATGTAGAATTTCAATACTTATATTTTCAAGGGTTTTATAAGTAAACATATTTATCTCCCCCTGCCTTTAGTTATACTAAAGTACTTTCTTGGCGTATTTTCAACTATTGTATAATACATATTCTATCTATTGTCTCAGATCAATAAATAATCATTTACCTTTAATTTTATTTAATCTATCCAAATATCGTAATAATCCGAGTTCTCTTCATACCAATAATCAGAGTAATTTTTAACATAGTCACCAAAGAAAATTTTTAAAAATTCATTAGGATCATTCTTAATAAGCCACTTATCATTAACTTTTACAAATTCCAACTCGTAGTCATAGACTATGCGTGCCCCTTTTTCCGATTTTATCTGTTTAATAAAAGCCTCGTTCCATATTTTCCTTGTAGTTTCTGGTTCTATACTAAAATCTGGTGTTCCATCACTTTTAGTAGTTTTATTCCATGTGATTTGAGTAGCAACATTACTCAATTCTCTCGTAAATGGCATATTAATGTTTAGTACAGCTTTTATCTCTGTACCTGATTCTTCAAATGATTCTAGCCGATAATTTGTCGCTTCAAAAACTACTTTCATATTTTCATCTGATCTATAATTTTTTAGATTATCAGCATTAGCAACAAATATTTCAGATAAAGTATTATAGTCTTGAGCTCTCAAAGAGTTAATAACACTTGCCACAACTTCATATTCATTAATTTTATCAACATCTTCTTGATTTACATAACTTCTATGATCGATAATTCTATGATCGGTACACCCTATACACAGTAAAGCAATTAATACAATAAAAACAATTTTTTTCATATATATCTCCCTTAATTCCACTTTTATTTTTCTCGTGGATTTAAATATTGGTTCTTTAATACTAATCGAACTTTCCTATAACTACTTTTTTTCTTAACCTCATTCACTTTTTCCCTACATGTGGTGGCGTTTGCATACTGCTTCGGGAATATTTGCTTATCTTCAAATCACAAGTTTATATATTACATGATATTACCATTTTATACCAATATTCCATTTCATTCAATCGGGAATACTCTTTGAACTTTTTAGCTAAACACTTTACTATGTAAAATACTAGATACTTCTTCCTCATCTTCCCTGACTAAATGAGTATATTTTTCTTTTAGTATAGTAAGTGAAGATCAATAATCTTATGGCACATATTGAAGGCTTATCCCATAAGATCTGTTCAACTGAAAATTAGTTAGGTGTAAAAATGCCCATTTCAAAAAAAGGAGCATGTGGAGACACTATTATGTTATATGGTGTTGAGAATGATTTTTTACTACTTCTTAGATGACCGTGCGTTTGCTAGCAAAAGTTCAAAATGGTTTATTCTATTTTTTGCACCATTCCCTCATAATTATAAAATTAAACTTCGCAGACAATTATATTTTTTTAATTATTGCCTCAATACTCTCAATAAATTCATTCTTAACTTCCTCCATCATT containing:
- a CDS encoding GNAT family N-acetyltransferase translates to MFTYKTLENISIEILHETFVSAFSDYQVKIDLPLWKFQQMLKRRGYVSCLSIGAFKNEELVGFVLNGFRNWNGNPTVYDIGTGVIGEYRKQGITSAMLLSVKEMIKEKKVEQYLLEVIQSNTSAIELYKKQGFEVIRNLACFQLDKNKYKPMTTYNVEHVDRINSTNWKGLAEFWDFTPSWQNSIDSINTASDTFIHSIIRFDDTIVGYGIIHKKTGDIPHIAVNKNYRRKGIARSILTYLLKNTESSRVSVLNVDDKSKSTKEFLLELGFEYIISQYEMISKL